From Arachis hypogaea cultivar Tifrunner chromosome 3, arahy.Tifrunner.gnm2.J5K5, whole genome shotgun sequence:
ttttttttttttcaaacatatctttttcattatcgttctattgttttctttatttatcttgtttttctgttatttatttattttgaacttCCATATATATGTTTATTTAGCTTGTTTTCTTAAAACAAAAATGGTtctcttgttttttcttttatcataaaaTCTTGTTTCTGTTTTCGTGTTATATTAtgccataaattttaattttgttttaaaattatttgttaattgaaaattaagttaaaattgatattttttattctttgtaGTAACTTAAAAATAGATATTATGATGGATAGTTCtattaacattaaatttttttaagaaattttgaaaaaaaaattgttatagatttaatattttttatttatatttaaaatataatcaaatttttatttattatttttattatattaattttaattaattgtctatatatattaaaaaaagttaagCATACTAGCCACCAATCCTCGATAAAACAACAAAGACTAAGGTTCAGTTTGGCTAAAAGACTTAAATAAGCTCTTTTGAAAAAAGAGCTTAAAGTATAaggatttttattaataatagtttataaataaattattttgtatttgaatttttagttatagaagtacttattttaaagttgtaactcaaaaaatacaatttttttttcacaaaaaatgGATGTTAAAACCAtgatgataacaaatacttttcAATATTGAATATTGATTTTCTATAACCTACTCACTAAGATTACAATTGtttagataattaattctttatttgcTCTCTTATTAGTTCCATTTTTTAGGTAGAAACTGGTTCTTCTACTTCATCTTTACCCATAACGGTGTTTTTGTATATggtaaatagtaataaaattttaatttacaataATCTTCATAACAATGCCAAAGAAATTATTGTGTAATTAGTGTTTGCTattttattgtgtatgatatggtagttaaaaataaaagataaatgtgAAATGtgtttcaatgtatattttgttgctgttttttatttttttatttttttacttctaTTAAAATTCCCTCCTCTCTTACTGGCGTCAAGAACTTGctataactaactataaaaataatagcagttatataaaaataaaatcacatggaaaaaataaaattaaaactgagatGTTATACCACACAcaatgttaaatacaaatttaataataataataatagagtggtaaaatgataaaaaaaaaaattaaaactgagaTGTTATACCACACAcaatgttaaatacaaatttaataataataataatagagtggtaaaatgataaaaaaaaaaaaactagaaggaATATATGCAATAGATAGTTCAAATGGAACATTGTTTTAAAATGGTGGTGGAAGGTCAATATTTTCAACAGATAAATCATTACATGAAAATGATAGTGGAAGGCCAATGCTTCTAGCAGGTGGAACTTTGGGTGAAAAAGGTGGTGGGGGCAACAtttctagtatttttttacaGAGACAATAATGaaagtagattttttttgttttgaaatttttttttttacgaaaataaTAGAATGACTTATCGAAAAGGAGAAAtcatatatttctacttcttCGTAAAGCTATAAATTaacttttcgaaaaattaaaaaaaaattttaaaatagtgccaaaaacacACTTACTGTaacttttcataattcacaagtaaaaaaaaaaaaaaaaaaaaaaagtagcttcTGTTACTTCTAAAGGGACTCTAATACTTAGACTCATCTTACTTTGGTAGGTCCATTTTTAGTGGTGAGTACCTCTATTTTGTCACCTCTAAGATTAGGGGTGTTAAAAAGTAAAAATCTAGTCCAGCTCAAACACAAcatattttgagtttaaatttgtcatttttatcAGTTATAATTTTTAGACTCAATTTGAGTCATGTTTCGAATGGACTTGGCTCCGGCCGAAATCATGTTTAtagttaaaatatatattttgcgTTAAGATCAGTAATAaggtattattttagttaatatttttaatatatgattttttgttttaaattaattgaCTCGATATAGATATTATGTaacatttattaaatttaatatttaaggaTAAGATTATATTAATGTTATATAAAATTTGCAAAATTATATCCATTAATTATAAATCGAATCAACCCAatttattttgagttaatttaaaAACGAATTTAGATAATAAAATCCAATGGTCCATCTTTAGTCGTCGTAAAATGCCGTCCAGAACTGCACCATTAGTTGCCAGTTTGCCACCCCTAAAATGACCAATCAGCAAATTTATAATAACCTTTTAACTTACCAATTCAAGCATAATATCAGCAAGAGAAATAAGCCTGGTTACAAAAGTTGGTGGTAGTGCAGTACACTCTAAAGAACTGCAGCATTAATtgtttacataataataataataataataataataataataataataataataataataaaacactgTAATATCACTATTAAAGAGCAGAGCATATTATAAGATTATCTGTGCAGTGTCCTACATTTCCATCCAGAATGCCTTTTGTTAATTCGATTATGGGCAAACTAAAAACATTTTACACAGCCAAAAGGGTCAAATACATTGGAAACTTGGAAGCATTAAACTGAAATGTAAACATATGGGGTGTGCGAAGGAAGCAGATAGGAATGATATTCAGATCTTCATACAAAATTCAGACTTCATCCCCCTCTTACATACATTGAATAGTTAACCACTTAACCATGTAGGGGAATCAAAGACCAGTTCTTGTTCTTGAATTGGCACCTATCTTATAAAGGGATGAAATAGTAGGCCACAAGAGTTTGATATTAAACTATCTATCTAAATTATAAAGACAATCAATTACAGCCGGGGGAAAAAAATCTCAGGGCCCAATACAGAAAGAATTCATCCTCAACATCCTCAAAACCCTGTGATTCTACCTGTAAATGTTGTTAGGTTCCCCACATATAACCATAGGCCCCCTCCAAAGTGTTCATTGTCTCCAACAACAAATTAATGGAAGTGCTCCGCGTCTGAACAAAGAAAAAATCCTTAATCGCACTTGATGTTTCTGTAAATCCTCCTCACAAACAAATTTGAACCAAGAAAACCCACAGCTCCTGCACATTAGATGAAAGTCGGAAACTCAATGCAGGTGACAAGAACAAAAGTATATATCAAGGAAGTAGGACAGGAGGACATGGGGTTTTAATCCTCCATTTTTCATCCCTGCAGAGTGAACATCTGCCAAAACAACAAAGAAAAAAGGAGAGATTTATAGAGAACTTACCACATAGAATTCCTAGCCCAAGAGAAAACATCAAAGTGTATCCGAAATAGAAGCTCGTCTGGAAGAAGCCTGACATCTTCGTCTTCACATAGTAGTAGTATATTGAGTACAAATACACATAAACAGCTGTCGAGGCAGCTGAAAAGAAAGACGTCCATTGCCAGTGATAGTTCTCAGCATTTAACAAGAAGTATGTACCCACAATTGTCACACAGACAGTAACGATCATAAGAATCAGAAAAACCAGTAGCATGAAGCCGTACACATAGTAAACCTGTCACCACAAGGGAGGAAAATAATAGGTAAGCTAACTAACAGTGCATGCTCACATCTTTCACTTAACTATaactatttttaattgaaaacatCAACATCATGAAATATTTTCTTGATACTGCTCTTCTCTCCAAGGCGATAGTAACCTTTCTAATGATGCCAAGTTCAAAACCATCAGTGTTGGTATTAGCAAATAAATCATCAGGTTGTAACTCACCTTGTAATTCCAGAAGGAAGTGAATACGAAATACATTTCAATAAATATGCTTCCAAAGGGTAGCAGCCCTCCCATCATAGAAACCACAGATGGTGTGAGGTACCACTTCTTCTCAGGAATGGGGCGAGGAATGGTTTTCACACGACAGGGATTATTTGGAACACCACTCCAGTTCCTTCCAACAACTGTACCAAGAAGTGCTAGAGGGAAAGAGATAAAAGCCCAAATAACAAAAACCACCACCATTGTGCCAAATGGGATGGCAGCTAGAGACCCATAGAATATAGCAATTGTGTTTAAGATAAATCCAATTCCAAAGCACATGAATGGGAACAGTGAAGCTGTAAGAATCATTGATTTAATCCAGCTTTTCCCTACCAAGTAGATGACAAAGTGTTATAATCagagaaacaaaattaagaaattgAGAAGGCCGAGACAAAGTGACCCAAGCAATCTTGAAAAGAAAACTGCAGCAGCTTAATCTAAGATCTTACCCCCATTCCGAGAATACATTCCCCCACTTACGTAACCAGAAATGAATGATGTGAGAGCATAACACACAATGAAGGTTGTGACAATTGCTCCTCGCCTGTGATACAGATGGGTAATGAAAGAAATTAATAACAAGGGacaaaaaacataaattttatgACAAAACCAGAATGATGAACAAATAGCCAAAATATGCCATAGCAGTGGAGGCTGTGCACACACTAATGAAGTAAAATTCGTTGCCAAGAAGTCAAGTTTCACGTACATACCCAACATATAACATCCCAACAATAGCCAATAAGATGACAAGAAGAACCAGCAATGCAAGCTGGGCACCTGTGCCAACAACAGCGGAAAGAATAACTAAACCGCGAGGAGGGCGAAATACATCACCATGCACAAGTTTCCAGCCAGATTCTTCACTAACATCCCTCTCCTGTAAACATGCGAGTATTGACCAAAGTTTTACAATCAGATCTACAGATTTTTCTAGGAAGACTCCATCCTCCATAAATACATAGAACATAAAAAAGGGAAGAAACTATCACCAGAGTTTCAAGATCATCATCTTCCCGAGCATATTTGGCATAGTCATTTCTCAGAGTTCGCATTAATATCATTGACACCAATCCAGTAAGGAAGATGACCATCATAAAAGAGTTAAAAATGGAGAACCAATGGATCTGGAACAAGGCCAAACGAGCAAAATTCTCAGAGGCAGGGCCAAACTAGGATCTATACAGCAATGAGAACAATTGAAAATAACCAATCATAGAAATTATTAAAACAAAGCTGTTGACATTTATTAACCTGATGCTCAAAGAAAGGATAGTCCAGGTAAACATCAAAACGTCGTCCAAAGGTGATATTAGTAGGAATCCATTTAACAGCATATGTCATGTCCAAATGTCTCCCTACTTCCAAAGGTTTTGGTATATCCTGAGTGAGATTGACATGAATGATCTGCAAGTCGAGAACAAAATATGACACTTCATGCATACCAGAACTTCTCGCAAGATAAATTTAGAGTATAGTTTTTCACTATTTTCAGTTTTCCATCATAATCCGAGAACAAAAAACACCgggaaaaaatgaaaatgaaaatagaaaccaATCACCCTTAGATGTCAAAAAATATTCTGACCTGATCTTTGTTATATTTCACTATAATATTCTTGTGTGTGTAGAGAACATGCTTGCCATTATCACTGTTTTTGTCAGGATGTAGCTCACCAACATATCCTTAAAGATTGGGGGAGGGGGATAAAAAAAAGAATCATTGATAATGATTAACAAATAAAATGCGAACTCAAGAAAtcacatataggaaaaagaaagaagtggTTGTTCTAGGCATACCCCACAAAGGAAGGTCATCTGAACTTGTGTTTAGCACATAGTATCCCAAAGCAATGACCATGGAAAGAACAAGTGCACGTCAG
This genomic window contains:
- the LOC112734298 gene encoding transmembrane 9 superfamily member 1, with the translated sequence MSFFQSRSIFFFFLSLFLSSAFASESDHKYQQDEQVTLWVNKVGPYNNPQETYNYYSLPFCHPSSTSEAAHKWGGLGEVLGGNELIDSQLEIKFQKHVEKTVFCQIALDEAKVKQFKDAIENNYWFEFFMDDLPLWGYVGELHPDKNSDNGKHVLYTHKNIIVKYNKDQIIHVNLTQDIPKPLEVGRHLDMTYAVKWIPTNITFGRRFDVYLDYPFFEHQIHWFSIFNSFMMVIFLTGLVSMILMRTLRNDYAKYAREDDDLETLERDVSEESGWKLVHGDVFRPPRGLVILSAVVGTGAQLALLVLLVILLAIVGMLYVGRGAIVTTFIVCYALTSFISGYVSGGMYSRNGGKSWIKSMILTASLFPFMCFGIGFILNTIAIFYGSLAAIPFGTMVVVFVIWAFISFPLALLGTVVGRNWSGVPNNPCRVKTIPRPIPEKKWYLTPSVVSMMGGLLPFGSIFIEMYFVFTSFWNYKVYYVYGFMLLVFLILMIVTVCVTIVGTYFLLNAENYHWQWTSFFSAASTAVYVYLYSIYYYYVKTKMSGFFQTSFYFGYTLMFSLGLGILCGAVGFLGSNLFVRRIYRNIKCD